The following proteins are co-located in the Polystyrenella longa genome:
- a CDS encoding NAD(P)H-hydrate dehydratase: protein MIVDQVTDLPRPPQRPASGHKGTFGRTMLIGGSRGMGGAISLSGMGALRSGAGLVYLVIPKGIADVVAGHSPSYLTIPLPEDDSGRISSITYADLKSQLKDKDSLGLGPGCGQSDHLKELFRNILLHEEKPIVVDADALNMLADMLDVLHEGPVPRVLTPHPGEFSRLANLPIKTIDKHRQQVAAEFADVYDVTLILKGEKTIVTDGHRMYVNPTGNSGMATGGTGDVLTGIISGLLAQGMLAFEAAQLGTYLHGLSGDLAAQELSQPGMISSDLPRYLGKAWQQFYALHDSGKG from the coding sequence ATGATTGTCGATCAAGTGACTGATCTTCCCCGGCCTCCGCAACGTCCTGCCTCCGGGCATAAGGGGACATTTGGTCGGACGATGCTGATCGGAGGAAGCCGGGGAATGGGAGGGGCAATCAGTCTTTCCGGTATGGGAGCGCTACGCAGTGGCGCCGGGTTGGTTTATCTCGTGATTCCCAAAGGCATTGCGGATGTCGTTGCAGGACATAGTCCCTCTTACCTGACGATCCCATTGCCTGAAGATGATTCCGGCCGGATCTCGTCGATCACTTATGCGGATCTCAAATCGCAATTGAAAGATAAGGATTCACTAGGGCTTGGGCCGGGGTGTGGTCAGAGCGATCACCTCAAGGAACTTTTCCGGAATATTCTCCTGCATGAAGAGAAACCGATTGTCGTCGATGCCGACGCGTTAAACATGCTAGCCGATATGCTCGATGTGCTGCACGAAGGCCCGGTGCCTCGCGTGCTGACTCCGCACCCGGGTGAGTTCTCCCGATTGGCCAATCTGCCCATCAAAACGATTGATAAACACCGGCAACAGGTCGCGGCTGAATTTGCAGATGTTTATGATGTGACATTGATTCTCAAAGGAGAAAAAACGATCGTCACTGACGGGCACCGGATGTATGTGAATCCAACTGGAAACAGTGGAATGGCGACGGGGGGAACGGGCGACGTTTTGACGGGAATCATCTCCGGCCTGTTAGCTCAGGGGATGCTGGCATTTGAAGCGGCGCAATTGGGAACCTACTTACATGGCCTGTCGGGAGATCTTGCAGCACAGGAACTTTCGCAGCCGGGAATGATCTCCAGCGATCTGCCTCGATACCTGGGGAAAGCCTGGCAGCAGTTTTATGCTTTGCATGATTCAGGTAAAGGTTAG
- a CDS encoding pyridoxine 5'-phosphate synthase, which translates to MPLLGVNIDHVATVRQARRTIEPDPAWAVVLAELGGADGITIHLREDRRHIQDRDVRVVIDVAQVPVNLEMATEQEITQIALQLKPQKVCLVPEKREEVTTEGGLNVVGNLERVQRCADQLIEAGIEVSLFIDPDVRQIEAASNMGVQAVELHTGSYAEAKSPKEIEKELQSLIKAGQVANDLNLLLNMGHGLTYRNVKPVAEIAGVHEFNIGHSIVARSIMVGMEQAVREMKRLVSG; encoded by the coding sequence ATGCCGCTTCTCGGTGTCAACATCGATCATGTCGCCACTGTCCGTCAGGCCCGCCGTACGATTGAACCCGATCCTGCCTGGGCTGTGGTGCTGGCAGAACTAGGTGGCGCGGATGGCATCACGATTCATTTGCGTGAAGACCGTCGGCATATTCAAGATCGAGATGTCCGTGTTGTGATCGATGTCGCGCAGGTGCCTGTCAATCTAGAGATGGCGACCGAACAGGAGATCACGCAGATTGCGCTCCAACTTAAACCACAGAAGGTGTGTCTTGTTCCTGAAAAACGGGAAGAAGTGACAACCGAAGGGGGACTGAACGTTGTTGGAAATCTTGAACGAGTTCAACGGTGTGCGGATCAGTTGATTGAGGCGGGGATCGAAGTCAGTTTATTCATTGACCCGGATGTACGTCAGATCGAAGCGGCTTCAAACATGGGCGTGCAAGCGGTTGAACTGCACACGGGTAGCTATGCCGAAGCGAAGAGCCCCAAAGAGATAGAGAAAGAATTGCAGTCCCTCATCAAAGCGGGTCAGGTGGCAAACGATTTAAACTTGTTGCTCAACATGGGGCATGGTTTGACTTATCGCAATGTGAAACCGGTTGCCGAGATCGCTGGCGTCCATGAATTTAATATCGGTCACAGTATCGTCGCTCGCTCAATCATGGTGGGAATGGAACAGGCCGTGCGCGAAATGAAGAGGTTGGTCTCGGGTTAG